The sequence CTTGATGGAGCTGGAACGGGGCCTGCGTGAACAACTGCTCGCAGCCGGATTCCCCCTGGAAACCCGTCACTTCAAACCCCACCTGACCCTCGCCCGCCACTGCCCGAAACTCCCCCCTTCGGCTCCCCCCGCCTTTGATTGGCCGGCCAGCGAATTCGCCCTCTACGCCTCGGAAAACACCGCGCGCGGTACCCGTTACCACACCCTCGCCCAATGGCCATTGCGGCCTCAGGCCCCAGCCTGACGTTTCCCCGCGTAACAGCGAACTCGCGGACATCTTCTAGTGAACGGTTGTAAACATCCGCGAAAAGTGCACCCCAGAGCGTTCATCTACAACTTGTCGTGACTGGCATGTTTCCTGCCTTCCGCCCTCTTCGAAGTGCACGCCCAGGATGGGCGTGGCCACGCCATGGAATGCAGTCAGGCCCTCCCACGCACAACAGTCGAGAGCGCACATGAAGAACAGGAAAACAGCTATTGCCGCCTGCCTTGCAGCCGGCCTCGTCGCCTCAGAGCAAGCCCAGGCACTCTGGTTCGGCTCCAGTGGTTACACCCAGACCCGCTACCCCATCGTCCTCACCCACGGCATGCTCGGCTTCGACAGCCTGCTTGGGGTCGATTATTGGTACGGCATCCCCTCGGCACTGCGCCGCGACGGCGCCCGCGTCTATGTCACCGAAGTCAGCCAACTGAACACCAGCGAAGCCCGTGGTGAAGAACTCCTCGAGCAGGTGGAGGAAATAGTCGCCATCAGCGGCAGCCCGAAGGTCAACCTGATCGGCCACAGCCATGGCGGCCCCACCATCCGCTATGTGGCAGCGGTACGCCCGGACCTGGTGGCCTCCGCCACCAGCGTCGGCGCGCCGCACAAGGGCTCGGCCACCGCCGACTTCATCCGTCAGGTGCCGCCGGGCTCGGCCGGCGAAGTCCTGCTTGCCGGCATAGTCAACGGCCTGGGAGCGCTGATCAATTTCCTCTCCGGCAGCAGCAGCGAACTCCAGCAGAACGCCCTCGGCTCCCTGGCCTCGCTCAACAGTCAGGGCGCCGCGGCCTTCAACGCACGCTTCCCCCAGGGCCTGCCGACCACGGCCTGCGGCGAGGGTGCCTACCAGGTCAATGGCGTGCGCTACTACTCCTGGAGCGGCACCAGCCCCCTGACCAATGTGCTGGACATCAGCGACGCCCTGCTCGGCGCCAGCTCACTGACGTTCAACGGCGAAGCCAACGACGGCCTGGTGGGACGCTGCAGCTCGCACCTGGGCAAAGTCAT is a genomic window of Pseudomonas resinovorans NBRC 106553 containing:
- a CDS encoding triacylglycerol lipase, which gives rise to MKNRKTAIAACLAAGLVASEQAQALWFGSSGYTQTRYPIVLTHGMLGFDSLLGVDYWYGIPSALRRDGARVYVTEVSQLNTSEARGEELLEQVEEIVAISGSPKVNLIGHSHGGPTIRYVAAVRPDLVASATSVGAPHKGSATADFIRQVPPGSAGEVLLAGIVNGLGALINFLSGSSSELQQNALGSLASLNSQGAAAFNARFPQGLPTTACGEGAYQVNGVRYYSWSGTSPLTNVLDISDALLGASSLTFNGEANDGLVGRCSSHLGKVIRDDYRMNHLDEVNQTLGLTSLFETDPVTVYRQQANRLKNDGL